The following proteins come from a genomic window of Gloeocapsa sp. PCC 73106:
- a CDS encoding DUF2887 domain-containing protein has translation MRRDSIFYQLFQQYPALLFELLSNPPENASEYRFDSVAIKESKFEIDGVFLPPETIRKGVVYFGEVQFQKDQKLYERLFA, from the coding sequence ATGCGTCGAGACTCAATATTTTATCAACTATTTCAGCAATATCCAGCTTTATTGTTTGAATTGCTGAGTAATCCACCTGAAAATGCCTCTGAGTATCGCTTTGATTCAGTAGCTATTAAAGAATCAAAATTTGAAATTGATGGCGTGTTTTTGCCACCTGAAACTATCAGAAAAGGAGTAGTCTATTTTGGCGAGGTACAGTTTCAAAAAGACCAAAAATTATATGAACGATTGTTTGC